The following proteins come from a genomic window of Rhizobium sp. 007:
- the cobG gene encoding precorrin-3B synthase — MEGRAIAAPGSRRGACPTLAAPMATGDGLLVRLRPAGGALTPSQLNMLAASAAAYGNGLLEISARGSLQVRGLRPETVGRLASDVDAAGILVPAGPPIELSPLHGIDPGEIGSAAAIEARLRDELKIALSSPLLAPKLSIIVDGGGRFGLSGLSADIRVVALDAGRWLVAINGDAKTAKPVCIGSADDAARAVGQLLAMLMEIGKNSRTRDIGLLALRDVFPAMEAQFATGPHSEMPGPGLHQLSDHSPVLGLRPRFGQMKASDLSRFLGETERLGAAEIRLAPGRQFFVTGCSTEEAKALQTAAKEYGFSSDPNDPSANIAACAGAGACASGFYETRMRAQHLLRHSPVLFDGSLTFHLSGCSKGCAHPRPALALTGMPSGYGIVLSGHAGDSPDATIAGGEIDFAIEKLARLVGKNKSADESAAACLTRLGPQTIVKALKQE; from the coding sequence ATGGAAGGGCGCGCCATTGCTGCACCAGGCTCGCGCCGAGGCGCCTGTCCGACGCTTGCTGCACCCATGGCGACCGGCGACGGCCTTCTTGTACGGTTGCGGCCGGCCGGCGGCGCGCTAACGCCTTCGCAATTGAATATGCTTGCAGCCTCCGCAGCGGCATACGGCAATGGCCTTCTGGAAATTTCTGCGCGGGGAAGTCTGCAAGTCCGCGGCCTGCGGCCGGAAACTGTCGGGCGGCTCGCCTCTGATGTTGATGCGGCTGGGATCCTTGTGCCAGCAGGTCCGCCGATCGAGCTATCGCCGCTGCATGGCATCGACCCGGGTGAGATAGGAAGTGCCGCCGCGATCGAAGCCCGGCTGCGAGATGAGCTCAAGATCGCGCTGTCTTCACCACTTTTGGCCCCGAAGCTCTCCATCATCGTCGACGGTGGAGGACGTTTCGGTCTATCCGGTCTTTCGGCCGATATCCGCGTTGTCGCTCTGGACGCAGGCCGCTGGCTGGTCGCGATAAACGGCGATGCAAAAACGGCAAAACCGGTTTGTATCGGTTCAGCGGATGACGCCGCCCGGGCGGTCGGGCAATTGCTGGCGATGCTCATGGAAATTGGCAAGAATTCTCGAACGCGCGACATTGGACTGCTTGCATTGCGCGATGTGTTTCCGGCAATGGAAGCGCAATTTGCCACCGGGCCACATTCGGAAATGCCGGGGCCTGGCCTTCATCAGCTCTCCGATCACAGCCCGGTCCTTGGCCTCAGGCCGCGTTTCGGCCAGATGAAGGCAAGCGACCTGTCAAGATTTCTGGGAGAAACCGAACGCCTCGGTGCAGCGGAAATTCGCCTGGCACCGGGCCGCCAGTTCTTCGTGACGGGCTGCAGCACAGAGGAGGCGAAGGCGTTGCAGACAGCTGCAAAGGAGTATGGCTTTAGCTCCGATCCGAATGATCCATCTGCAAATATTGCGGCTTGCGCCGGGGCGGGTGCCTGCGCCTCTGGCTTTTATGAAACAAGGATGCGGGCACAGCATTTACTGCGGCATTCACCGGTTCTTTTCGATGGATCGCTGACGTTTCATCTCTCGGGTTGTTCCAAGGGATGCGCTCATCCGCGACCGGCGCTGGCGCTGACTGGAATGCCGAGTGGTTATGGTATTGTGTTGAGCGGACATGCAGGCGACAGCCCCGATGCAACGATTGCTGGCGGCGAGATTGATTTCGCTATAGAGAAGCTCGCCCGGCTTGTCGGGAAGAACAAGAGCGCTGATGAATCGGCTGCTGCCTGCCTGACGCGGCTCGGCCCCCAGACGATCGTGAAGGCGCTGAAACAGGAATAG
- the cobF gene encoding precorrin-6A synthase (deacetylating), giving the protein MKHIYAIGIGTGNPEHITIQAINAMNAADLVFIPTKGAQKEELADVRREICERYLKQADGKILEFAVPLRETKERSYGQSVDEWHAAIAATYRQLISELPENGTAAFLVWGDPSLYDSTLRILERVRDKVEFDLTVIPGITSIQALAASHRISISLVGKPVEITTGRRLAEEGLKTESTVVMLDGIQAFTKIDGPDTEIFWGAYLGTQDEIIRAGRLGDVADDIVRTRAEARERHGWIMDIYLLRKGRDFQD; this is encoded by the coding sequence GTGAAGCATATTTACGCGATCGGCATCGGCACCGGGAACCCGGAGCACATAACCATTCAGGCGATCAATGCCATGAATGCTGCCGATTTAGTTTTCATTCCCACAAAAGGTGCACAGAAAGAAGAGCTTGCAGATGTCCGCCGCGAAATCTGTGAGCGGTATCTCAAGCAGGCGGATGGCAAGATCCTCGAATTTGCGGTGCCTCTTCGCGAGACGAAGGAGCGCAGCTATGGCCAAAGCGTCGATGAATGGCACGCCGCGATTGCTGCCACCTATCGTCAGCTGATCAGCGAGTTGCCTGAAAATGGCACGGCTGCTTTCCTCGTATGGGGCGATCCGAGCCTTTACGACAGCACGTTGCGCATCTTGGAACGGGTGCGGGATAAAGTGGAATTCGATCTCACCGTCATCCCGGGCATTACCAGCATTCAGGCGCTTGCCGCCAGCCACCGCATTTCTATCAGTCTCGTCGGCAAGCCGGTGGAGATTACGACCGGCCGAAGGCTTGCCGAAGAGGGGCTTAAGACGGAAAGTACGGTTGTAATGCTCGACGGCATCCAGGCGTTTACGAAGATCGACGGCCCGGATACGGAGATCTTCTGGGGAGCCTATCTTGGCACGCAGGACGAAATCATCCGTGCCGGGCGGCTCGGCGACGTCGCCGATGACATCGTAAGGACCCGGGCCGAAGCGCGCGAACGGCACGGTTGGATCATGGATATCTACCTGCTGCGCAAAGGTCGCGACTTTCAGGATTAG